From the Candidatus Poribacteria bacterium genome, one window contains:
- a CDS encoding Gfo/Idh/MocA family oxidoreductase has product MEPIKLGYVGCGFMAQKVHIPNFTSLPNCELIGLAEVRPELGQAVQQRWGIPRLYTDHTELAADPEIEAVAVSADFALQGEIAKDLLSARKQVFMEKPMAVSGQQAESIVAAGKAAGTKLMVGYMKRYDAGNELVRSNVDQFRETGELGGMTYVRNHGFCGEWICNLDTPMVTSDVPKPDAPAQTPEWLPSEWVRSYLSYLQQYTHNINLLRWFLDAGDQAQVKVVDLDDNGYSGVVIFDMAGVRVTLETGRVSHYRWDEHTQIYFEDGWVHTWAPPLLLKNTPAEVEIYRAGETQEIARPIPKPSWTWAYRREAEHFIENVRNDTPFRSSGEDTLTDVRLFEDIYRMLLEQRRK; this is encoded by the coding sequence ATGGAACCTATCAAACTGGGTTATGTAGGCTGCGGCTTCATGGCGCAGAAGGTGCATATCCCGAACTTCACCAGCCTGCCTAATTGCGAACTTATCGGGTTGGCAGAAGTACGACCGGAACTCGGTCAAGCAGTGCAGCAGCGATGGGGGATTCCCCGCCTCTACACCGATCACACCGAACTGGCAGCCGATCCTGAAATCGAAGCCGTCGCTGTCTCCGCTGACTTTGCCTTGCAGGGAGAAATCGCGAAAGACCTCCTGAGCGCAAGGAAGCAGGTCTTCATGGAAAAGCCAATGGCAGTCTCAGGCCAGCAGGCGGAGTCGATTGTCGCCGCCGGAAAAGCCGCCGGCACAAAACTGATGGTCGGCTACATGAAACGGTATGACGCCGGCAACGAACTGGTCAGGTCTAACGTGGATCAGTTTCGAGAAACGGGCGAGTTGGGAGGGATGACCTACGTGCGGAATCACGGTTTCTGCGGGGAGTGGATCTGCAACCTCGATACGCCGATGGTGACAAGCGACGTACCGAAACCGGACGCACCGGCACAAACACCTGAATGGCTGCCATCGGAATGGGTGCGCTCCTACTTGAGCTACTTACAGCAATACACCCACAACATCAACCTATTACGCTGGTTCTTAGATGCTGGCGATCAGGCACAGGTAAAAGTCGTTGACCTTGACGATAACGGTTACAGTGGAGTTGTCATCTTCGACATGGCGGGTGTGCGTGTAACCCTTGAAACGGGCAGAGTTTCACACTATCGGTGGGATGAGCATACGCAGATCTACTTTGAGGACGGTTGGGTGCATACATGGGCACCGCCGCTCCTGCTGAAGAACACCCCCGCCGAAGTCGAGATCTACCGGGCTGGAGAAACGCAGGAGATTGCACGCCCAATCCCGAAACCAAGCTGGACATGGGCGTATCGTCGGGAAGCGGAACATTTCATCGAAAATGTTCGGAACGACACACCGTTCAGATCCTCCGGTGAGGACACCTTGACCGATGTGCGCCTGTTTGAAGATATCTACCGGATGCTTTTGGAACAGCGTCGGAAGTAA
- a CDS encoding Rieske (2Fe-2S) protein, whose translation MSDFVTVAKTSDIRQGRGKAFTVNGKRIAVFNADDENFYALANACAHALGPLGRGRVRNGAVICPVHGYAYDVTNGRCHTDERLRVRSYEVVVEDDEIKVKC comes from the coding sequence ATGTCAGATTTCGTAACGGTTGCAAAAACGTCAGATATTCGGCAGGGACGGGGCAAGGCGTTCACCGTCAACGGGAAACGGATTGCGGTTTTTAATGCCGACGACGAGAATTTCTACGCCTTAGCCAATGCGTGCGCCCATGCGCTGGGTCCCCTCGGCAGAGGGCGGGTCAGGAATGGGGCAGTGATCTGCCCGGTTCACGGTTACGCCTACGATGTCACAAACGGACGTTGCCATACGGATGAACGGCTCCGCGTTAGATCATACGAAGTGGTTGTTGAAGACGATGAGATTAAGGTCAAGTGTTGA
- a CDS encoding RNA methyltransferase, translating to MTKHQNDIDETTPSPEPIGRQRAIRVDVPTNLDNIRVILSEPREPGNIGSAARALKGMGLSQLYLVNPVPFLEAKPTWYMAHGATDIIENCRVVETLDDAVEGVQFLVGTTHRRRDPRLPPSVSAREAAQEIASISQHQQVGLLFGREDFGLSTSQISRCQLIASVPMAAKNPSLNLAQAVQVFAYEVFLASTGDIPPSELEYADANEIEAFYGRITNLLQRIDVTPYNHDWETFLKSLRRVFSRTRLEQRDIATLDMIFSTTLRYITRLNRRIENQSDTPAAEPSEEDDLNT from the coding sequence ATGACAAAGCATCAAAATGATATAGACGAAACAACTCCCAGCCCTGAACCTATTGGACGTCAGCGAGCGATACGGGTTGATGTGCCGACAAACTTGGACAATATTCGGGTTATCCTATCCGAGCCGCGCGAACCGGGCAACATCGGCTCTGCGGCGCGTGCGTTGAAGGGGATGGGGCTCTCCCAACTGTACCTTGTTAACCCTGTTCCGTTTCTTGAGGCGAAACCGACATGGTATATGGCGCACGGAGCAACGGACATTATCGAGAACTGCCGTGTCGTAGAGACGTTGGATGATGCGGTCGAAGGGGTTCAGTTTCTCGTCGGCACGACCCATCGACGGCGCGACCCCAGACTGCCGCCCTCTGTCTCGGCAAGAGAAGCAGCGCAGGAGATCGCCTCTATTTCGCAGCATCAGCAGGTCGGGCTGCTATTTGGGCGCGAGGACTTCGGGCTGTCCACCTCGCAGATCAGCCGCTGTCAGTTGATAGCAAGTGTCCCGATGGCAGCGAAAAATCCCTCATTGAACCTAGCGCAGGCGGTACAGGTCTTTGCCTACGAGGTTTTCCTTGCTAGCACCGGTGATATTCCACCATCGGAATTAGAATATGCCGATGCCAACGAGATAGAGGCGTTTTACGGACGCATTACAAACCTTCTACAACGGATCGATGTTACGCCTTACAATCACGATTGGGAGACCTTTTTGAAGTCGTTGCGGCGTGTGTTTTCGAGGACACGGCTAGAACAACGAGACATCGCTACGTTGGACATGATTTTCTCGACGACGTTGCGTTACATCACGCGGCTCAACCGTCGGATTGAAAACCAGTCAGATACGCCTGCCGCAGAACCTTCAGAGGAGGACGACCTCAACACTTGA
- a CDS encoding FAD-binding oxidoreductase: protein MAQETEVLIVGGGIWGLSTAYHLAKFGQKDILVLERNDAIAEETTPQAAGLVGQIRSSVTMLHAIRYALELFSHFPKETGHDPGLRQTGSLMVALTPERMDAYARQIERSHVNGIEADFVSHTEMNRLAPAMDPTKVEGGYFVPNDGYVDPHQCARAYAAAAKDLGVQIQLNTPVTGFRQRNGEVLGVETADGFIASNRVVITAGPWGAGLAKEVGATSAVQPIRHQRARTVPTAGIPHHHPAVRVTDVSCYLRPDKGGYLYGFFEPTPVSIDLEAMPADFRTGDIEPPVEVMVEAQRRLAPTFPILKDLEIAEYRRGITTFAPDGAYLIGPVPGIARLYLATGCAALGIAGSPAVGRWLANWIIDGDPGEDLSVFSHQRFGAQAGDQEWLRRESEQFYANYYGIRSDE, encoded by the coding sequence ATGGCACAAGAAACGGAAGTTTTAATCGTCGGTGGCGGGATATGGGGACTGAGTACCGCCTACCATTTAGCTAAGTTTGGACAAAAAGATATTCTCGTTCTGGAGCGCAACGATGCAATCGCTGAGGAGACAACGCCCCAAGCTGCGGGATTGGTCGGTCAGATTCGGTCCTCGGTTACCATGTTGCATGCGATCCGATACGCCCTTGAATTGTTTTCTCATTTTCCGAAGGAGACCGGACATGACCCCGGTCTGCGTCAAACGGGGAGTTTGATGGTGGCGCTCACGCCAGAACGGATGGACGCCTACGCACGTCAAATCGAACGGTCTCACGTCAACGGAATCGAAGCGGATTTTGTTTCACACACTGAGATGAATCGTCTCGCCCCTGCGATGGATCCCACCAAGGTTGAGGGCGGCTATTTCGTCCCGAACGATGGATACGTCGATCCGCATCAGTGCGCTCGCGCTTATGCCGCCGCAGCGAAAGATTTGGGCGTCCAGATCCAATTGAACACACCTGTAACAGGCTTTCGGCAGCGCAATGGGGAGGTCCTTGGTGTTGAGACGGCTGACGGTTTTATTGCATCAAACCGTGTCGTGATAACCGCAGGACCGTGGGGTGCCGGGCTTGCCAAAGAGGTTGGTGCGACCTCGGCGGTGCAACCGATCCGCCATCAACGCGCCCGCACGGTGCCGACTGCGGGAATCCCCCACCATCACCCCGCTGTGCGCGTGACCGATGTCAGTTGCTATCTGAGACCTGATAAGGGAGGTTACCTCTATGGGTTCTTTGAGCCAACGCCGGTTAGCATTGATTTGGAGGCGATGCCCGCCGATTTCAGGACGGGGGACATCGAGCCGCCTGTAGAGGTCATGGTAGAGGCACAAAGACGGCTTGCCCCAACCTTTCCGATTTTGAAAGACCTTGAAATCGCTGAGTATCGACGCGGCATAACCACATTCGCGCCCGACGGTGCTTATCTGATTGGTCCGGTGCCTGGAATTGCCCGACTCTACCTAGCCACCGGTTGTGCTGCGTTGGGAATTGCTGGTTCCCCGGCAGTCGGTCGATGGTTGGCGAATTGGATAATCGACGGAGATCCCGGCGAAGATTTATCTGTTTTTTCGCACCAACGGTTCGGTGCGCAAGCCGGCGATCAGGAATGGTTGCGTCGAGAGAGCGAACAGTTTTACGCAAACTACTACGGCATCCGATCCGATGAATGA
- a CDS encoding nitroreductase family protein, whose translation MELFDAITRRRTHRGEFRTDAISQEHLDQLIQAAQWAPSPFNTQPWEFLIIREADGKNALAELTAQSVVDQFKDSTFLDDNSRWMRLTEAEWQERGDGVLLTDHVDLPPVFRKDPSKLKPLLKHAKYLSILGHLGAGKLPAKEISELVRTSPLLILILMDNTRRPPGAGGDRWMWLGMGAAIQNLLLTATSLGIGTQFVSAPLERQAERERIQELFNIPDSHEVITLLRLGYLDSTTGKSVRLLSSTVIHHEKY comes from the coding sequence ATGGAACTTTTCGACGCTATCACCCGACGCCGTACCCATCGCGGAGAATTCCGCACGGACGCGATTTCTCAAGAACACCTTGACCAACTGATCCAAGCAGCGCAGTGGGCACCCTCACCATTCAACACACAACCTTGGGAGTTCCTCATCATCCGTGAAGCTGACGGAAAAAATGCCCTCGCTGAGTTGACCGCCCAGAGCGTCGTTGACCAATTCAAAGACAGCACGTTTCTGGACGATAACAGTCGATGGATGCGCCTGACCGAAGCAGAATGGCAAGAACGCGGTGATGGTGTGCTGCTGACCGATCACGTCGATCTCCCGCCGGTGTTCCGCAAAGATCCAAGCAAACTCAAGCCGCTGCTGAAACATGCAAAATATCTCAGCATTCTAGGCCATCTAGGAGCAGGCAAGCTGCCCGCCAAAGAGATCTCCGAGCTTGTTCGTACCTCGCCGCTGCTCATCCTCATCCTGATGGATAACACCAGACGCCCACCCGGCGCAGGTGGGGATCGGTGGATGTGGTTGGGTATGGGAGCCGCCATCCAAAATCTGCTCCTGACCGCAACATCGCTAGGCATCGGCACCCAGTTTGTCAGCGCACCACTAGAGCGTCAAGCAGAGCGAGAGCGGATTCAGGAACTCTTCAACATCCCCGACTCCCACGAAGTTATCACCCTACTACGCCTCGGCTACCTAGACTCAACGACCGGCAAATCCGTCCGCTTGCTTTCCTCAACAGTTATACACCACGAAAAATACTAA
- a CDS encoding polysaccharide biosynthesis C-terminal domain-containing protein encodes MLVNSIFASQGVGWLTWINRAFRLMHLPIGVFGVAISTVALPNLAKLVAEGEMDAYRRSFSYALRLMFLLTVPASVGLMVLAEPICRLIFEGGQANPLDTQQTAVALFYYGFGLCGFSAVKIATDGFYTFNDTRTPAVVSLCTVGLNITLNYLFIYRLGFDHRSLALSTSCTITLNFLVLLFLLRGKAEGLGLCGIWLLLLKLAVASVVMGGVCWWGYTQIEDWLGVESIVARLVGVFIPIGLGVAVLVVGAKLMRIRELDQLLGAIARRL; translated from the coding sequence GTGCTGGTCAACTCGATCTTTGCTTCGCAGGGTGTGGGTTGGCTGACGTGGATTAACCGTGCGTTTCGGTTGATGCACCTGCCGATTGGCGTCTTTGGTGTTGCGATTTCGACGGTTGCCCTGCCGAATCTAGCGAAACTGGTTGCAGAGGGGGAGATGGACGCGTATCGTCGTTCTTTCTCGTACGCGCTCCGCCTCATGTTTCTGCTGACGGTGCCTGCGTCGGTTGGGTTGATGGTGCTCGCTGAGCCGATCTGTCGCCTGATTTTTGAGGGTGGGCAGGCGAATCCCTTGGACACACAGCAGACGGCGGTCGCGCTATTCTACTACGGCTTCGGGCTGTGCGGCTTTTCGGCGGTTAAGATTGCGACAGATGGGTTTTATACCTTCAACGATACGCGTACACCCGCTGTGGTCAGCTTGTGCACCGTCGGACTTAATATCACCCTGAACTACCTCTTTATCTACCGGCTCGGCTTCGACCACCGGTCGCTTGCGCTGTCGACCTCCTGCACGATTACGTTGAATTTTCTCGTGCTGCTGTTTCTTTTGCGAGGGAAGGCTGAGGGATTGGGATTATGCGGTATCTGGTTGCTGCTGCTTAAACTGGCGGTTGCTTCGGTAGTTATGGGAGGTGTTTGCTGGTGGGGGTATACACAGATTGAAGATTGGCTTGGTGTGGAGAGCATTGTCGCCCGGCTCGTCGGTGTGTTTATCCCGATCGGGTTGGGGGTAGCCGTTTTGGTGGTGGGAGCCAAGTTGATGCGGATTCGGGAGCTGGATCAGTTGTTGGGGGCGATTGCTCGACGGCTATAG
- a CDS encoding DUF5069 domain-containing protein, which translates to MVNREKLSLLAKDLTKEYPRSPRETLGGYVIAARSVDKCRAALLGINGEYNYYPCSLASHLFDFTGITQEDFKEFVATGATDDEIAEWLKSKSKVQDKMQIIRWNYRLRDMRISEMPDGAQEYLEEYIEESVPKHRPVYVWFDVYDLEEERL; encoded by the coding sequence ATCGTGAACCGAGAAAAACTGTCGCTTCTCGCCAAAGATTTGACGAAAGAATATCCTCGAAGTCCAAGAGAAACATTAGGAGGATACGTGATTGCTGCTAGAAGTGTTGACAAATGCCGTGCAGCACTGCTTGGAATTAACGGCGAATATAATTATTACCCCTGTTCCCTCGCTTCTCATCTGTTTGACTTCACGGGCATTACCCAAGAAGATTTCAAGGAGTTCGTCGCAACTGGAGCAACCGATGATGAAATCGCTGAATGGTTAAAGTCGAAATCGAAGGTTCAGGATAAGATGCAAATTATTCGTTGGAACTACCGATTGCGAGACATGCGCATTAGCGAGATGCCCGATGGCGCACAGGAATATCTCGAAGAATACATAGAAGAATCTGTTCCGAAGCATCGTCCTGTTTACGTTTGGTTCGACGTATACGATTTAGAGGAAGAACGTCTTTAG
- a CDS encoding VOC family protein — protein MAVRVFGCNHIVLEVGDLDKAIEFYTDVFNLEHKNEGEGDAFFKLGNHQFLALFESDAPHSDDHRHFGLIVRDDAQVAEVREKITKKYGLKTIPPFRCDFRDPWGNRIQVVDMHDESTAWLQPYEEVQKVGAKLPD, from the coding sequence ATGGCTGTACGTGTGTTTGGCTGTAACCATATCGTTCTCGAAGTTGGGGACCTTGACAAGGCTATCGAGTTTTACACCGACGTGTTTAATCTTGAACACAAAAACGAAGGCGAAGGTGATGCCTTTTTCAAACTCGGAAATCACCAATTCTTAGCCTTATTTGAATCTGATGCGCCGCATAGTGATGACCACAGGCATTTTGGCCTCATTGTTCGAGATGATGCACAAGTTGCCGAAGTCCGTGAGAAGATTACCAAGAAATACGGCTTGAAAACTATCCCACCCTTCCGGTGTGATTTCCGAGATCCGTGGGGGAATCGGATTCAAGTGGTAGACATGCACGATGAATCAACAGCATGGCTTCAACCTTACGAGGAAGTTCAAAAGGTCGGTGCAAAGCTGCCGGATTAG